Proteins encoded together in one Ictidomys tridecemlineatus isolate mIctTri1 chromosome 3, mIctTri1.hap1, whole genome shotgun sequence window:
- the Crk gene encoding adapter molecule crk isoform X4, producing MAGNFDSEERSSWYWGRLSRQEAVALLQGQRHGVFLVRDSSTSPGDYVLSVSENSRVSHYIINSSGPRPPVPPSPAQPPPGR from the coding sequence ATGGCGGGCAATTTCGACTCTGAGGAGCGGAGTAGCTGGTACTGGGGGCGATTGAGCCGGCAGGAGGCAGTGGCACTGCTGCAGGGCCAGCGGCACGGGGTGTTCCTGGTGCGGGACTCGAGCACCAGCCCCGGGGACTATGTGCTCAGCGTCTCCGAGAACTCGCGTGTCTCACACTACATCATCAATAGCAGCGGCCCGCGCCCACCGGTGCCACCATCGCCCGCACAGCCTCCGCCCG